In one Nicotiana sylvestris chromosome 8, ASM39365v2, whole genome shotgun sequence genomic region, the following are encoded:
- the LOC138876282 gene encoding uncharacterized protein: MQQLKKDYEKTIASLKRKVITLEDKAAKQSKAFETKSGHCYDLLARMEVEIQQLQDQHFQDSHVLEARNNQVRLKQLGMLIPLEPKPPNLPPRNLDHSVSCEYCSGMLGHDTKKCWRLKNAMQELIDNRRIEVQAPEAPNINQTPLSAHHEANMIELLYKGAEPKKPSQTVMMIRSIEAKEEENAVRAKPTTQPKGVNDKPVVVIGKGSSVVAKKPEPAKLVVPGASSAPVVVVKGAYIEPVFIKPVVQLPVVDSKAVPWKYEKVVVAYKGKEIEEESCEAQGLTRSGRCFAPEELRKARVTKDNPVLVKKAVTEEEAEEFLKKMKVQDYFIVEQLRKMSAQISLLSLLIHSDEHYRALIKILNEAHVPEKISVNHLETITNKIFEVNRVTFSDDELPVEGTEHNKALYLTVKCEDSVVTRVLIDNGSSANICPLSTLNKLKIEDDRIHKNSVCVRGFDEGGTDTVGDIILELTIGPVEFTMEFQVLDVTVSYKLLLG, encoded by the exons atgcaacaattaaagaaggattatgaaaagaccatcgcTAGTCTGAAAAGGAAAGTGATCACCCTTGAGGATAAAGCAGCTAAGCAatctaaagcttttgagaccaAAAGTGGACATTGCTATGATTTACTGGCccgaatggaagtagaaatacaACAGCTGCAGGATCAGCATTTTCAGGATTCTCATGTGTTGGAGGCTCGCAATAATCAAGTAAG attgaaacagctTGGAATGTTGATACCACTCGAGCCCAAACCGCCAAATCTCCCTCcaagaaatctggaccattcggtcagctgtgagtattgttcagggatgCTGGGGCACGATACTAAGAAATGCTGGAGATTGAAGAACGCGATGCAGGAACTtattgataatcgtcgtattgaagtacaggctccggAGGCGCCAAACATTAATCAAACCCCGTTGTCGGCAcatcatgaggccaacatgattgaactgCTATATAAGGGAGCAGAGCCTAaaaagccctcacagacggtcaTGATGATCCGTTCTATTGAAGCCAAGGAGGAGGAAAATGCAGTTAGGGCAAAGCCAACAACTCAGCCAAAAGGGGTGAACGACAAGCCAGTGGTGGTAATAGGGAAAGGGTCGTCCGTCGTCGCAAAGAAGCCAGAGCCAGCcaagttagtggtaccagggGCATCATCCGCACctgtggttgttgtgaaaggggcctacatagaaccagttttcataaagccggtagtccaattacccgtggttgatagcaaagccgtgccgtggaaatatgaaaaggtagTGGTggcatacaaaggaaaggaaattgaggaagagagttgtgaggCGCAAGGATTAACTCGGTCaggacgttgttttgctcccgaagagttgagaaaggccagGGTTACTAAAGACAATCCAGTACTAGTCAAGAAGGCTGTGACGGaggaagaagcggaagagtttttgaaaaagatgaaagtacaggattatttcattgttgaacaattgagaaaaatgtcggcccagatctcgttgttgtcattactgatccattcggatgaacattaCCGAGCTTTGAtaaagatattgaatgaagctcatgtgcccgaaaaaatttcagtaaaccacctgGAGACGATtaccaacaaaatctttgaggtaaacagggtgacattttccgatgatgaattgcccgtggagggcacagaacataataaagctctctacttgacggtcaagtgtgaagattcAGTAGTTACTCGGGtgttgatcgataacgggtctagtgccaatatttgtccattgtctACACtaaacaagttgaagattgaggATGATAGAATCCACAAAAATAGTGTTTGCGTGCGAGGGTTCGACGAAGGCGGAACAGACACAGttggggatattatacttgaattgactattggcccggtcgagttcactatggaatttcaggtgctgGACGTTACAGTATCTTATAAACTTTTGTTGGgttga